Genomic DNA from Amycolatopsis alba DSM 44262:
CGTGGCTTCCCTGATCGCGTTCAGGATGTCCTGTTGCAGCGCGGTGTGCGTGCGGTTCATCGCCTTGGGGGACAGCTGGAGTCCCAGCAGCGCGCCGGACGGGGCGACGGTCACCGTCACCGAGCCGTCGGCGTTGCGCGCGGATCCGCGCAGCCCGGCGATCTTGTCCTTCAGCTCCGCTGCTTTGGCGGCCTGCTCCTGAAACGACCGGATGGCCGCGTCGAGCTTGGCTTCCTGGTCAGCCATCGATTCCTCTCAACCCGTGGACGGATGGGCGTCCGTGCACGGGTTGAGACGAATGGCGTAGCGGGCTCGTTCCCTAGATCGGCAGTTTCCGGAAGATCGGCCGGGGGATGTGCCGCAGGGCCGACATGACCAGGCGGAACGGCGCGGGCGACCACACCAGTTCCTTGCCCGCGCGCGAGGCGGCGACCGAGGTCTCGGCGACCTGCTCGGCGTCGACGGTCAGCGGGGCGTCCTTGAGGCCTTCGGTCATCTTGGTCCGGACCTGGCCCGAACGGACGACGGTGATCTGCACGCCGAACTCGGCCAGCGCCTCGCCGAGGCCCAGGTAGAAGCCGTCGAAACCGGCCTTGGAGGAGCCGTAGACGAAGTTCGAGCGGCGGACGCGTTCACCGGCGACCGACGACAGCGCGATGACCTTGCCGTGCCCCTGCGTCTTCAGCTTGTTCGACAGCGCGACGCCCACCGACACCGCGGCCGTGTAGTTCACGGTCGCCGCCTCGACTGCCTTCGCGTGGTCCTGCCACAGCTCTTCCTGGTCACCGAGCAGGCCGAACGCGACGACGGTGACGTCGATGTCGCCGCCCTCGAACGCCTTGTCCAGCACGGCCGGGTGGGTGTCCGTCGCCTTGGCGTCGAAGTCCACGCATGCCACCTCGGCGCCCTTGTCCTTCAGGCGCTGGGCGGCCGCGTCGAGCCGCGGCGACTGACGTCCGGCCAGCACGACCCGAAGGGGCTTCTCGGACAGGTACTTCTCCGCGATCGCGAGCGCGATGTCGGAGGTGCCGCCGAGCAGCAGCAGGGACTGGGGGTTGCCAACAGCGTCGATCACAGTTCCAACCTTCGGGACATGTCAGAGGCGAAAACGCCTTCGGGGTCAACGGAAGCGCGGACCTTGCGCCATTCCTCGAGCCGCGGGTACATCTTCGCGAAGTTCTCCGCGGAGGTGCGCGAGTCCTTCGCCGTGTACAGACGGCCGCCGAGCGCGAGCACGTCTTCGTCGAGTTCCTGGCAGAACCGGCTCAGCCCGTCCTTGATCGGGAAGTCGAGGCAGACCATCCAGCCGGGGTGCGGGAACGACAGCGGCGCCGCGTTGCCCTCGCCCATCTGCTTGAACACGTTGAGGAACGACACGTGCCCGGAGTCCGCGACCTTCTGGATGATCCGGCGCAGCGGCTCGTGCGCGTTCAGCGGCGTGCTGAACTGGTACTGCAGGAAACCCTTGGTGCCGTAGGCGCGGTTCCACTCGCCGAACAGATCCAACGGGTGGTAGAACGCGGTCAGGCTCTGGATCTGGTCGCGCGCGTTCTTCGCGGTCTTGCGGTAGTACAGCTCGCCGACCATGGAGAACGACAGCTTGTTCGCCAGCCCGTTCGGGAAGATGTCCGGCAGGGTCGCCAGGGTGCCGGGGTTGAACTTCAGCGGGTCCGCTCGCAGCTTCGGCGGCAGTTCGTCGAGTTTGGCGAGCGAACCGCGCTGGAAGGCGGCGCGGCCGAGCTTCGCGCCCCTGGAGATCGAGTCGAACCAGCCGGACGAGTACGTGTAGTTGTCCTCGGAACCGTCCGTGACCAGCGCCAGCGTCTCGTCGAGGTTCGCGGTGCGCTGGATGTCGGCCTTGAAGTAGGCCGTCTCCGTCTTGGTCATCCGGATCTTCGCCCGGACGATGATGCCGGTCAGGCCGATGCCTGCCACGGTCGCCCAGAACAGCTCCGCGTCGGGGCCGTCCGGCGTGATCGTGCGCACCTGCCCGTCGGCGGTGATCAGGTCCAGCGACACCACGTGGTTGCCGAAGCTGCCAGCCGAGTGGTGGTTCTTGCCGTGGATGTCGTTGGCGATCGCGCCGCCGATGGTCACCTGGCGCGTCCCCGGCAGCACCGGGACCCACAGGCCGTACGGCAGCCCCTCGCGCATCAGCTTGTCGAGGCTGACCCCGGCGTCGAGGTCGACGATGCCGGAGTCCGGGTCGATCGAGTGGATGCGGTCCAGCGTGGTCATGTCGACGACCAGACCGCCCGCGTTCTGCGCCGGGTCGCCGTAGGACCGGCCGAGACCACGCGCGATGACCCCGCGTTCCCCGGCCTGGGTCACCGCCTTGGCGATGGCCTCCACGTCAGGGGTGCTCAGGACGTCCGCGATGCTCGGCGACGTCCTTGCCCAGCCCATGAGCGACTGCCGCTGTGTCTTGGGTGCTTGGGTCACGCCGACCAGGGTAACCACGCCGAACGCTGCCCGGAACGTGACCCTGAAGTGCTCGCTTCTACACTTTGCGCATCAGCCCCAGCAGTTTATGAGGTAGAGCAGTGGTGGCGACCGACCCGAAAGCCGGCGTGACGGCAGCAGAGCCGTCCTCCCCTGGGCTGCTCGGGCAGCTCATCCGCTTCGGCCTCATCGGCGGCTTCTGCGCCCTGGTCGATTTCGGTGTCTACCAGGGGCTCCGCGCCCTCGGAATGGACGTGTCGCCGTGGGTGGACATCGCCCGCGCGCTCAGCTTCATCGTGGGCACCACGACCGCCTTCTTCCTGAACCGCAAGTTCACCTTCGCCGGTGGACGCCAGGAGGGCGCACGTCAGATCGGTAGCTTCGTACTCCTGTACGCCGTGACTTTCCTTGTCGCCGTCGGCGTCAACCGCACGATGCTGCACGTCCTGCCGGAGTCGGCCTGGAAGGCCACCCTCGGCTGGGTCGTCTCGCAGGCAACCGCGACCGTGATCAATTTCGTCATGCTCAAGTGGGTCGTCTTCCGTGAGCCCCGCACAGTCGTGTCAAGCACAGAGGAGAACTGAGGATTCATGCCCGGTAAAGCCGCCGTCACCGGAGAGGCCCCGAGCGCCATGGTGAGCACTATCGACGACACCCGCTTCGCGGAACGCACCCCGCAGGGCCGTCTCACCGCGCAGCGCGGGCTTTACGCCGGCCCGGCCCCCATCGTCAGCAAGGACCTCTACGCCGAACTCGAATGGGGCAGTGCCGTGCGCGAGCGCGCGGGCATCTCCATCGAGCCGGCGTCGAAGGTGTCCGGCAACACCTATTTCGGGCGCTTCCCCGCGAGCTACTGGCAGCGCTGGACCGACGTGACCGAGGTCCAGGTCGAGGCCGTCGTCACCGGTGACGGTCAGCTGTCCGTCGGCGCTTCCGACATCGAGGGTGACGCGCGTGTCGTCGCCGCCGAGATCGTCGCGGGCGCGAAGCAGCGGAAGGTGACGCTCACCGCGAAGCTCGACAAGTTCTACGACGGCGGCGCGCTCTGGCTCGACATCGAGACCGAGGGCGGCCAGTCGCTGCGCGTCGAGAACGTCCGCTGGACGGTCGACGCGCCGGAGAAGATCCGCCCGACCGCGGTGACCATCTGCACGATGAACCGCGCCGACGACTGCCTGTCGAACCTGCAGGCGCTCGCCGCCGACGTCTCCTCGCTGGAGACGCTCGACGCGATCTACGTCGCCGACCAGGGCACCGACCTCGTCGAGTCGCGCGACGGCTTCGAACAGGTC
This window encodes:
- a CDS encoding YbaB/EbfC family nucleoid-associated protein, with product MADQEAKLDAAIRSFQEQAAKAAELKDKIAGLRGSARNADGSVTVTVAPSGALLGLQLSPKAMNRTHTALQQDILNAIREATQQAAAAMQQTVQPILGDRAEQFKEAFNAHVEPLGPSAPPPAESLAGPASPVQQQPVRTQRPARPAPADDDDFGGPILRRDS
- a CDS encoding decaprenylphospho-beta-D-erythro-pentofuranosid-2-ulose 2-reductase, with amino-acid sequence MIDAVGNPQSLLLLGGTSDIALAIAEKYLSEKPLRVVLAGRQSPRLDAAAQRLKDKGAEVACVDFDAKATDTHPAVLDKAFEGGDIDVTVVAFGLLGDQEELWQDHAKAVEAATVNYTAAVSVGVALSNKLKTQGHGKVIALSSVAGERVRRSNFVYGSSKAGFDGFYLGLGEALAEFGVQITVVRSGQVRTKMTEGLKDAPLTVDAEQVAETSVAASRAGKELVWSPAPFRLVMSALRHIPRPIFRKLPI
- a CDS encoding FAD-binding oxidoreductase, producing the protein MGWARTSPSIADVLSTPDVEAIAKAVTQAGERGVIARGLGRSYGDPAQNAGGLVVDMTTLDRIHSIDPDSGIVDLDAGVSLDKLMREGLPYGLWVPVLPGTRQVTIGGAIANDIHGKNHHSAGSFGNHVVSLDLITADGQVRTITPDGPDAELFWATVAGIGLTGIIVRAKIRMTKTETAYFKADIQRTANLDETLALVTDGSEDNYTYSSGWFDSISRGAKLGRAAFQRGSLAKLDELPPKLRADPLKFNPGTLATLPDIFPNGLANKLSFSMVGELYYRKTAKNARDQIQSLTAFYHPLDLFGEWNRAYGTKGFLQYQFSTPLNAHEPLRRIIQKVADSGHVSFLNVFKQMGEGNAAPLSFPHPGWMVCLDFPIKDGLSRFCQELDEDVLALGGRLYTAKDSRTSAENFAKMYPRLEEWRKVRASVDPEGVFASDMSRRLEL
- a CDS encoding GtrA family protein; protein product: MVATDPKAGVTAAEPSSPGLLGQLIRFGLIGGFCALVDFGVYQGLRALGMDVSPWVDIARALSFIVGTTTAFFLNRKFTFAGGRQEGARQIGSFVLLYAVTFLVAVGVNRTMLHVLPESAWKATLGWVVSQATATVINFVMLKWVVFREPRTVVSSTEEN